A region from the Streptomyces sp. 3214.6 genome encodes:
- a CDS encoding threonine/serine ThrE exporter family protein has translation MSEAEDRKPQSDEARSAFDPEITSEFAIPAGLAVPKGGVESENTSEFAVPQGLDVGQQAPGETEGSAFSLPRTYSARQAPAAFTPAAGVPMVSLTKDVPWQDRMRTMLRMPVAERPAPEPGPKAEEGGPAVPRVLDLTLRIGELLLAGGEGAEDVEAAMFAVCRSYGLDRCEPNVTFTLLSISYQPSLVEDPVTASRTVRRRGTDYTRLAAVFRLVDDLSDPETHLSLEEAYRRLAEMRRNRHPYPTWVLTSASGLLAGAASVLVGGDVVVFVAAALGAMLGDRLAWLCAGRGLPEFYQFLVAAMPPAAIGIALTLGHVDVKASAVVTGGLFALLPGRALVAGVQDGLTGFYITAAARLLEVTYFFVGIVVGVLVMLYVGVQLGAHLNPDAALGIGKHPLWQIGASMLLSLTFAVLLQQERSTVLAVTLNGGVAWSVYGAMHYTGEISPVASTAVAAGVVGLFGQLLSRYRFASALPYTTAAIGPLLPGSATYFGLLAIAQNKVDAGLVSLTKAAALAMAIAIGVNLGSEVSRLFLRIGSAEKRRAAKRTRGF, from the coding sequence GTGTCGGAGGCGGAGGACCGCAAACCGCAGTCGGACGAGGCGAGGAGTGCCTTCGACCCCGAGATCACGTCGGAGTTCGCGATCCCGGCGGGGCTGGCCGTCCCGAAGGGCGGGGTCGAGTCGGAGAACACCTCGGAGTTCGCCGTTCCGCAGGGCCTGGATGTGGGGCAGCAGGCCCCTGGGGAGACCGAGGGGTCGGCGTTCAGTCTGCCGCGCACGTACAGCGCCCGGCAGGCCCCGGCCGCGTTCACGCCGGCGGCCGGCGTGCCGATGGTGAGTCTGACCAAGGACGTGCCCTGGCAGGACCGGATGCGCACGATGCTGCGGATGCCGGTGGCCGAACGGCCCGCGCCGGAGCCGGGCCCCAAGGCGGAGGAGGGCGGACCGGCCGTCCCGCGCGTGCTCGACCTCACGCTGCGCATCGGTGAGTTGCTGCTGGCGGGCGGGGAGGGCGCCGAGGACGTGGAGGCCGCGATGTTCGCCGTCTGCCGCTCCTACGGGCTCGACCGCTGCGAGCCGAACGTCACCTTCACGCTGCTGTCGATCTCGTACCAGCCGTCCCTGGTGGAGGACCCGGTGACGGCGTCGCGGACCGTGCGCCGCCGAGGCACCGACTACACGCGCCTGGCGGCCGTCTTCCGGCTCGTGGACGACCTGAGCGACCCGGAGACCCACCTCTCCCTGGAGGAGGCCTACCGGCGGCTCGCGGAGATGCGCCGCAACCGGCACCCGTACCCGACCTGGGTGCTGACCTCGGCGAGCGGGCTGCTCGCGGGCGCGGCCTCGGTGCTGGTCGGCGGTGACGTGGTCGTGTTCGTCGCGGCCGCGCTCGGCGCGATGCTCGGCGACCGGCTGGCGTGGCTCTGCGCGGGGCGCGGGCTCCCGGAGTTCTACCAGTTCCTGGTCGCCGCGATGCCGCCGGCCGCGATAGGCATCGCGCTGACGCTGGGTCACGTCGATGTGAAGGCCTCCGCGGTCGTCACCGGTGGGCTGTTCGCGCTGCTGCCGGGACGGGCGCTGGTGGCGGGCGTCCAGGACGGTCTGACGGGCTTCTACATCACCGCCGCCGCCCGCCTGCTGGAGGTCACGTACTTCTTCGTGGGCATCGTCGTCGGAGTGCTGGTGATGCTCTACGTCGGCGTACAGCTCGGCGCCCATCTCAACCCCGACGCGGCCCTGGGCATCGGCAAGCACCCACTGTGGCAGATCGGGGCGTCGATGCTGCTGTCGCTGACGTTCGCGGTGCTGCTCCAGCAGGAACGATCCACCGTGCTGGCCGTGACGCTGAACGGCGGTGTGGCCTGGTCGGTGTACGGCGCGATGCACTACACCGGCGAGATCTCGCCGGTGGCCTCCACGGCCGTCGCGGCGGGGGTGGTGGGACTGTTCGGGCAGCTGCTCTCGCGGTACCGGTTCGCGTCCGCCCTGCCGTACACGACCGCCGCGATCGGGCCCCTGCTGCCGGGGTCGGCGACGTATTTCGGGCTGTTGGCGATCGCGCAGAACAAGGTGGACGCGGGGCTGGTGTCGCTCACCAAGGCCGCGGCGCTCGCCATGGCCATCGCCATCGGCGTGAACCTGGGGTCCGAGGTGTCGCGGCTGTTCCTGCGGATCGGCTCCGCGGAGAAGCGGCGGGCCGCCAAGAGGACGCGGGGGTTCTGA
- a CDS encoding DedA family protein, with product MTTLALGPSWLDPNYLLDTYSIWGLLLIVFAESGLLIGFFLPGDSLLFTAGLLITSNQLDFPLWGAIALICVAAVLGDQAGYMFGKKVGPSLFNRPDSRLFKQENVTKAHAFFEKYGPKSLVLARFVPIVRTFTPIIAGVSGMKYRSFLIFNVIGGVLWGAGVTLLGSWLGKIDFVKANIEAILILIVLVSVIPIIIEFLRARSQAKKNPPQAAPAQQRPPVMDDATTQLRRIEEPAPYGNHTYDQNQGYQDQSRQNQGYQQPGHQNQGHANQGQPNDYYGGQQQYPQQQQYPQDWQQQPQQPQYPYDNQNQGY from the coding sequence GTGACGACTCTTGCCCTCGGGCCGAGCTGGCTGGACCCCAACTATCTGCTCGACACCTACAGCATCTGGGGCCTGCTGCTCATCGTCTTCGCGGAGTCGGGTCTGCTGATCGGGTTCTTCCTGCCGGGCGACTCGCTGCTGTTCACCGCTGGCCTGCTGATCACCTCGAACCAGCTGGACTTCCCGCTGTGGGGTGCGATCGCCCTCATCTGCGTCGCCGCGGTCCTGGGCGACCAGGCGGGTTACATGTTCGGCAAGAAGGTCGGCCCCTCGCTCTTCAACCGCCCGGACTCCCGCCTCTTCAAGCAGGAGAACGTCACCAAGGCGCACGCGTTCTTCGAGAAGTACGGCCCGAAATCCCTGGTCCTGGCCCGCTTCGTGCCCATCGTTCGCACGTTCACGCCGATCATCGCCGGTGTCAGCGGCATGAAGTACCGCTCGTTCCTGATCTTCAACGTCATCGGCGGCGTGCTGTGGGGCGCGGGCGTGACACTGCTCGGCTCCTGGCTCGGCAAGATCGACTTCGTCAAGGCGAACATCGAGGCGATCCTCATCCTGATCGTCCTCGTCTCCGTGATCCCGATCATCATCGAGTTCCTGCGCGCGCGTTCCCAGGCCAAGAAGAACCCCCCGCAGGCCGCCCCCGCCCAGCAGCGGCCCCCGGTCATGGACGACGCGACGACCCAGCTCCGCCGCATCGAAGAGCCCGCCCCGTACGGCAACCACACCTACGACCAGAACCAGGGCTACCAGGACCAGAGCCGCCAGAACCAGGGCTACCAGCAGCCCGGCCATCAGAACCAGGGCCATGCGAACCAGGGCCAGCCGAACGACTACTACGGCGGCCAGCAGCAGTACCCGCAACAGCAGCAGTACCCCCAGGACTGGCAGCAGCAGCCCCAGCAGCCCCAGTACCCGTATGACAACCAGAACCAGGGCTACTAG
- a CDS encoding YbjQ family protein codes for MGIEDYGGGQGPEPDVLVVTTNDVPGFRVQRVIGEVFGLTVRSRHLGSQIGAGLKSMIGGELKGLTKTLVETRNQAMERLVAQARARGANGVLMFRFDVTEAADVGTEVCAYGTAVVLVQE; via the coding sequence ATGGGCATCGAGGATTACGGCGGCGGGCAGGGCCCCGAGCCGGACGTACTGGTCGTCACCACGAACGACGTACCCGGGTTCCGGGTGCAGCGGGTCATCGGTGAGGTCTTCGGGCTGACCGTGCGCTCACGGCACCTGGGCAGCCAGATCGGCGCGGGCCTGAAGTCGATGATCGGCGGCGAGCTCAAGGGGTTGACCAAGACCCTCGTGGAGACCCGCAACCAGGCCATGGAACGCCTCGTCGCGCAGGCACGCGCGCGTGGAGCCAACGGCGTGCTCATGTTCCGCTTCGACGTGACGGAGGCGGCGGACGTGGGCACCGAGGTGTGCGCGTACGGGACGGCGGTGGTCCTGGTCCAGGAGTAG
- a CDS encoding MerR family transcriptional regulator yields the protein MSYSVGQVAGFAGVTVRTLHHYDDIGLLVPGGRSHAGHRRYEDADLDRLQQILFYRELGFPLEEVAALLDDPATDPRAHLRRQHELLTARIEKLQKMAAAVEHAMEARKMGINLTPEEKFEVFGDKDPEQYAEEAERRWGGTEAYAESQRRAAGYSKDDWKRLQAEVDDWSERYAGLVAAGEPPTGEPAMDMAEEHRRHISTWFYDCPHTTHLCLGEMYVSDERFKAFYDSMHPGLAEHLKEAITANAARRTP from the coding sequence GTGAGCTACTCCGTAGGACAGGTCGCCGGATTCGCCGGGGTCACGGTGCGCACCCTGCACCACTACGACGACATCGGCCTGCTCGTCCCCGGCGGGCGCAGCCACGCGGGTCACCGGCGCTACGAGGACGCCGACCTCGACCGGCTGCAGCAGATTCTGTTCTACCGCGAGCTCGGCTTTCCGCTGGAGGAGGTCGCGGCCCTGCTCGACGACCCGGCGACCGACCCGCGCGCGCACCTGCGCCGCCAGCACGAACTGCTGACCGCCCGGATCGAGAAGCTGCAGAAGATGGCCGCGGCCGTGGAACACGCCATGGAGGCACGCAAGATGGGTATCAACCTCACCCCCGAGGAGAAGTTCGAGGTCTTCGGCGACAAGGACCCCGAGCAGTACGCCGAGGAGGCGGAGCGGCGATGGGGCGGCACCGAGGCCTACGCCGAGTCCCAGCGCCGCGCCGCCGGCTACAGCAAGGACGACTGGAAGCGCCTGCAGGCCGAGGTCGACGACTGGAGCGAGCGTTACGCCGGCCTGGTGGCCGCGGGCGAACCGCCCACCGGCGAGCCGGCGATGGACATGGCCGAGGAACACCGCCGGCACATCAGCACATGGTTCTACGACTGCCCGCACACGACGCACCTGTGCCTGGGGGAGATGTACGTCTCCGACGAACGCTTCAAGGCGTTCTACGACTCCATGCACCCGGGCCTCGCCGAGCACCTCAAGGAGGCGATCACGGCGAACGCGGCGCGACGGACGCCGTAA
- a CDS encoding glutamate decarboxylase has product MPLHEGPQKPDERPLSVNPFYGEANPVGGMTEAPPKHRLPDTPMPPSTAYQLVHDELMLDGNSRLNLATFVTTWMEPQAGVLMAECRDKNMIDKDEYPRTAELERRCVAMLADLWNAPDPSAAVGCSTTGSSEACMLAGMAMKRRWAQRNADRYPARDVRPNLVMGVNVQVCWDKFCNFWEVEARLVPMEGDRFHLDPQAAAELCDENTIGVVGILGSTFDGSYEPIAELCAALDALQARTGLDIPVHVDGASGAMIAPFLDEDLVWDFRLPRVASINTSGHKYGLVYPGVGWALWRDKEALPEELVFRVNYLGGDMPTFALNFSRPGAQVVAQYYTLLRLGREGFRAVQRSTREVARRIADQVEALGDFRLLTRGDQLPVFAFTTAPGVESYDVFDVSRRLRESGWLVPAYTFPPNREDLSVLRVVCRNGFSEDLAELFVEDLTRLLPELRRQSGPSTRDKGVATGFHH; this is encoded by the coding sequence ATGCCCCTTCACGAAGGTCCCCAGAAGCCCGACGAGCGTCCCCTGTCCGTGAACCCCTTCTACGGCGAGGCGAATCCGGTCGGCGGCATGACCGAGGCGCCGCCCAAGCACCGGCTGCCGGACACGCCGATGCCTCCGTCGACGGCGTATCAGCTGGTGCACGACGAGCTGATGCTGGACGGCAACTCGCGGCTCAACCTGGCCACGTTCGTCACCACGTGGATGGAGCCGCAGGCCGGGGTGCTGATGGCGGAGTGCCGGGACAAGAACATGATCGACAAGGACGAGTATCCGCGCACCGCCGAACTGGAGCGGCGGTGCGTGGCGATGCTCGCCGACCTGTGGAACGCGCCCGACCCGTCGGCGGCTGTGGGATGTTCGACGACGGGGTCGAGCGAGGCGTGCATGCTCGCCGGGATGGCGATGAAGCGGCGGTGGGCGCAGCGCAACGCCGATCGCTATCCCGCGCGCGATGTCCGACCGAACCTCGTGATGGGGGTCAACGTCCAGGTCTGCTGGGACAAGTTCTGCAACTTCTGGGAGGTGGAGGCCCGCCTGGTCCCCATGGAGGGCGACCGGTTCCATCTCGACCCGCAGGCCGCGGCCGAGCTGTGCGACGAGAACACCATCGGGGTCGTCGGCATCCTCGGCTCCACCTTCGACGGGTCCTACGAGCCGATCGCCGAGCTGTGCGCGGCCCTCGACGCCCTCCAGGCGCGGACCGGGCTCGACATCCCGGTGCATGTGGACGGCGCGTCCGGCGCGATGATCGCTCCTTTCCTCGACGAGGACCTGGTGTGGGACTTCCGTCTCCCGCGTGTGGCGTCCATCAACACCTCGGGGCACAAGTACGGGCTGGTGTACCCGGGGGTGGGCTGGGCGCTGTGGCGCGACAAGGAGGCCCTGCCGGAGGAGCTGGTGTTCCGCGTGAACTATCTGGGCGGTGACATGCCGACCTTCGCGCTCAACTTCTCCCGGCCGGGCGCGCAGGTCGTCGCGCAGTACTACACGCTGCTACGGCTGGGCCGCGAGGGCTTCCGGGCGGTGCAGCGGTCCACTCGGGAGGTGGCCCGGCGCATCGCCGACCAGGTGGAGGCGCTCGGCGACTTCCGCCTCCTCACCCGGGGCGACCAACTGCCGGTGTTCGCCTTCACGACGGCGCCGGGCGTGGAGTCGTACGACGTCTTCGACGTCTCCCGGCGACTGCGCGAGAGCGGTTGGCTGGTGCCCGCGTACACCTTCCCCCCGAACCGGGAGGACCTGTCCGTCCTACGGGTCGTGTGCAGAAACGGCTTCTCGGAGGACCTCGCCGAGCTGTTCGTGGAGGACCTGACCCGGCTGCTGCCGGAGCTGCGGCGGCAGTCGGGGCCGTCCACGCGGGACAAGGGGGTGGCGACCGGGTTCCATCACTAG
- a CDS encoding PadR family transcriptional regulator, whose product MSAIRLLVLGAVRQHGRAHGYQVRGDLEYWGAHEWSNAKPGSIYHALKQMAKQGLLREHETAPSTAGGPPRTEYEITEAGTEEYLRLVREALTSYDQKMDMKTAAIGAVVDLPRAEAVSLLKERIRRIEEWRSAVTEHYVPEDGPEQLGHIGEIMNLWVHTADTDAEWTRGLIARIEEGAYTFAGEGEPFVGVLAEGQENPYATKAPHPGDSH is encoded by the coding sequence ATGTCAGCGATCCGTCTTCTTGTGCTGGGCGCCGTGCGTCAGCACGGGCGGGCCCACGGCTACCAGGTGCGCGGCGACCTGGAGTACTGGGGCGCCCATGAGTGGTCCAACGCCAAGCCGGGCTCGATCTACCACGCCCTGAAGCAGATGGCGAAGCAGGGACTGCTGCGTGAGCACGAGACGGCCCCGTCCACCGCGGGCGGCCCGCCGCGCACCGAGTACGAGATCACCGAGGCCGGCACCGAGGAGTACCTCAGGCTGGTGCGCGAGGCGCTGACCTCGTACGACCAGAAGATGGACATGAAGACGGCGGCGATCGGCGCCGTGGTCGACCTCCCGCGCGCGGAGGCCGTGTCGCTCCTGAAGGAGCGCATCCGCCGCATCGAGGAGTGGCGCTCCGCCGTCACCGAGCACTATGTCCCCGAGGACGGCCCGGAACAGCTGGGCCACATCGGCGAGATCATGAACCTCTGGGTCCACACGGCCGACACGGACGCCGAGTGGACCCGCGGCCTCATCGCCCGGATCGAGGAGGGGGCGTACACCTTCGCCGGGGAGGGCGAGCCGTTCGTCGGCGTGCTGGCGGAGGGCCAGGAGAACCCGTACGCGACGAAGGCCCCGCATCCGGGGGACTCCCACTGA
- a CDS encoding aldehyde dehydrogenase family protein encodes MSSYFTDLAQQYIDGKWRPGTGSWDIITVNPYNGEKLASITIATVDEVDEAYRAAARAQKQWAATSPYARRTVFENVLRLVEEREPEISAILVDEAGGTLGKAAFELHLAKEFLRESIQLTLRPEGRILPSPIDGKENRVYREPVGVVGVISPFNVPFLLSLKSAAPALALGNGVVIKPHQNTPVAGGTVIAKLFEDAGLPPGLLNVVVTDIAEIGDAFLEHPIPRVISFTGSDTVGRHVATVAASHFKRSVIELGGNSAFVVLDDADLDYAVDAAVFSRFVHQGQVCMAANRILVDRSVADEFTEKFVAKAKTLKAGDPRDPQTTIGPLINSSQAEAVSSVVTQAIAAGANALLHGTTTENVVEPSVLAGLPTDSPLLRQEVFGPVVFLSTFDGEDEAVRLVNDTPYGLSGAVHTADVERGVAFARQIVTGMFHVNDSTVHDEPIVPFGGEKNSGVGRLNGETTVEAFTTTKWISVQHGRSGFPF; translated from the coding sequence ATGTCGTCCTACTTCACCGACCTGGCCCAGCAGTACATCGACGGTAAGTGGCGTCCGGGGACGGGGTCCTGGGACATCATCACCGTGAACCCCTACAACGGCGAGAAGCTCGCCTCGATCACCATCGCCACCGTCGACGAGGTCGACGAGGCCTACCGCGCCGCCGCCCGCGCCCAGAAGCAGTGGGCCGCGACCAGCCCCTACGCCCGCCGCACGGTCTTCGAGAACGTGCTGCGCCTGGTGGAGGAGCGCGAGCCGGAGATCAGCGCGATCCTCGTCGACGAGGCCGGCGGCACGCTCGGCAAGGCCGCCTTCGAACTCCACCTGGCCAAGGAGTTCCTGCGCGAGTCGATCCAGCTGACGCTGCGCCCCGAGGGTCGCATCCTGCCCTCGCCGATCGACGGCAAGGAGAACCGCGTCTACCGCGAGCCGGTCGGCGTGGTCGGGGTGATCAGCCCCTTCAACGTCCCGTTCCTGCTGTCGCTGAAGTCCGCCGCCCCCGCGCTGGCCCTCGGCAACGGCGTGGTGATCAAGCCGCACCAGAACACCCCGGTCGCCGGCGGCACCGTCATCGCCAAGCTCTTCGAGGACGCGGGTCTGCCTCCGGGCCTGCTGAACGTCGTCGTGACCGACATCGCCGAGATCGGCGACGCCTTCCTGGAGCACCCGATCCCACGGGTCATCTCCTTCACCGGCTCCGACACGGTCGGCCGACACGTCGCCACCGTCGCCGCCTCGCACTTCAAGCGGTCCGTCATCGAGCTCGGCGGCAACAGCGCGTTCGTCGTCCTCGACGACGCCGACCTCGACTACGCGGTCGACGCGGCCGTCTTCAGCCGTTTCGTCCACCAGGGTCAGGTCTGCATGGCCGCCAACCGCATCCTGGTCGACCGCTCCGTCGCCGACGAGTTCACGGAGAAGTTCGTCGCCAAGGCGAAGACCCTCAAGGCCGGCGACCCCCGCGACCCGCAGACCACCATCGGCCCGCTGATCAACAGCTCGCAGGCGGAGGCGGTCTCGTCCGTCGTGACGCAGGCGATCGCCGCGGGCGCGAACGCGCTCCTGCACGGCACGACCACCGAAAACGTCGTCGAGCCCTCCGTGCTGGCGGGCCTCCCCACCGACTCCCCCCTGCTCCGGCAGGAGGTCTTCGGCCCGGTCGTCTTCCTCAGCACCTTCGACGGCGAGGACGAGGCCGTACGCCTGGTCAACGACACCCCGTACGGCCTGAGCGGCGCGGTCCACACCGCCGACGTCGAGCGGGGCGTCGCCTTCGCCCGGCAGATCGTCACCGGCATGTTCCATGTCAACGATTCCACCGTCCACGACGAGCCGATCGTCCCCTTCGGCGGCGAGAAGAACTCCGGCGTCGGCCGTCTCAACGGCGAGACGACCGTGGAGGCCTTCACCACCACGAAGTGGATCTCCGTCCAGCACGGCCGCAGCGGCTTCCCCTTCTGA
- a CDS encoding helix-turn-helix domain-containing protein has protein sequence MLLGSQLRRLRETRGITREAAGYSIRASESKISRMELGRVSFKTRDVEDLLTLYGITDDTERQALVGLAREANVAGWWHSYSDVLPNWFPTYVGLEGAAALIRVYEVQFVHGLLQTEAYAHAVVSRGMKGANAADIDRRVALRLERQKYLVAENAPDFHIVLDEAALRRPYGDREVMRGQLQHLIDFSERPNVKLQVMPFSFGGHSGESGAFTILSFPESDLQDVVYLEQLTSALYLDKREDVAQYEQALKELQQDSPGPDESRDLLRGLIQLS, from the coding sequence ATGCTGCTCGGCTCGCAACTACGGCGGCTGCGTGAGACGCGAGGCATCACGCGCGAGGCGGCCGGATACTCGATCAGGGCGTCGGAGTCGAAGATCAGCCGCATGGAACTGGGCCGGGTGAGCTTCAAGACCCGGGACGTGGAGGACCTGCTGACGCTGTACGGCATCACGGACGACACCGAGCGCCAGGCCCTCGTCGGACTCGCCCGCGAGGCCAACGTGGCGGGCTGGTGGCACAGTTACTCGGACGTCCTGCCCAACTGGTTCCCCACCTACGTCGGTCTGGAGGGCGCGGCCGCGCTGATCCGGGTGTACGAGGTGCAGTTCGTGCACGGCCTGCTGCAGACCGAGGCGTACGCGCACGCGGTCGTCAGCCGGGGCATGAAGGGCGCGAACGCGGCGGACATCGACCGGCGGGTGGCGCTGCGCCTGGAGCGGCAGAAGTACCTCGTCGCCGAGAACGCCCCCGACTTCCACATCGTTCTCGACGAGGCCGCCCTGCGCCGCCCGTACGGCGACCGCGAGGTGATGCGCGGGCAGCTCCAGCATCTGATCGACTTCTCCGAACGCCCCAACGTGAAGCTTCAGGTGATGCCGTTCAGCTTCGGCGGGCACTCCGGTGAGTCCGGCGCGTTCACGATCCTGAGCTTCCCCGAGTCCGACCTGCAGGACGTCGTCTATCTGGAGCAGCTCACCAGCGCGCTCTACCTGGACAAGCGCGAGGACGTCGCCCAGTACGAACAGGCGCTGAAGGAGCTCCAGCAGGACAGCCCCGGACCTGACGAGAGCCGGGACCTGCTGCGCGGACTGATCCAGCTGTCGTAA
- a CDS encoding ATP-binding protein: MLEPLRQGLPPLDPAAVSNAASCALPARFEAVREARQFTKRTLGQWDVGDRFDDVCLVVSELVTNALRHGLSPDDGPCMTDLHPPVRLHLMRWTERLVCAVRDPSQDSPLPREGEDFSAESGRGLFLVDSFADSWGWHPLSGSLGGKVVWALFRLHTPGE; encoded by the coding sequence ATGCTCGAGCCGTTACGGCAGGGCCTTCCGCCGCTTGATCCCGCGGCCGTGTCCAACGCCGCCTCGTGCGCCCTGCCCGCCCGCTTCGAAGCGGTGCGTGAAGCCCGCCAGTTCACCAAGAGGACCCTCGGCCAGTGGGACGTGGGCGACCGTTTCGACGACGTCTGCCTGGTCGTCTCGGAGTTGGTGACCAACGCGCTGAGACACGGACTGTCCCCGGACGACGGCCCGTGCATGACGGATCTGCATCCGCCCGTGCGGCTGCACCTGATGCGATGGACCGAGCGGCTTGTGTGCGCGGTGCGCGATCCCAGCCAGGACAGCCCCCTGCCCCGCGAGGGCGAGGACTTCTCGGCGGAGTCGGGCCGCGGCCTGTTCCTCGTCGACTCGTTCGCCGACAGCTGGGGGTGGCACCCGCTCTCCGGCAGCCTGGGCGGCAAGGTCGTCTGGGCGCTGTTCCGGCTGCACACTCCCGGCGAATGA
- a CDS encoding DUF397 domain-containing protein, with the protein MDHDVDGGHDVYNGMTATQLYGVAWQKSRHSNSQGSCVEFARLPGGDVAVRNSRFPDGPALVYTRAEIEAMLLGIKDGEFDHLIAS; encoded by the coding sequence GTGGACCACGACGTTGACGGGGGGCACGACGTGTACAACGGAATGACGGCCACACAGCTGTACGGCGTGGCCTGGCAGAAGAGCCGGCACAGCAACTCGCAGGGTTCCTGCGTGGAGTTCGCGCGCCTGCCGGGCGGCGACGTGGCCGTACGCAACTCGCGTTTTCCCGACGGCCCCGCGCTCGTCTACACGCGAGCCGAGATCGAGGCGATGCTGCTCGGCATCAAGGACGGCGAGTTCGACCACCTGATCGCGAGCTGA